From Pseudomonas sp. stari2, a single genomic window includes:
- the metH gene encoding methionine synthase: protein MSDRSVRLQALKQALKERILILDGGMGTMIQSYKLEEQDYRGKRFADWPTDVKGNNDLLVITRPDVIGGIEKAYLDAGADILETNTFNATRISMADYGMEELAYELNVEGARLARKVADAKTAENPDKPRFVAGVLGPTSRTCSLSPDVNNPGYRNVTFDELVENYTEATKGLIEGGADLILIETIFDTLNAKAAIFAVQGVFEELHIELPIMISGTITDASGRTLSGQTTEAFWNSVAHAKPISVGLNCALGARELRPYLEELSDKASTHVSAHPNAGLPNEFGEYDELPVDTAKVIEEFAQSGFLNIVGGCCGTTPGHIEAIAKAVAGYAPRQIPDIPKACRLSGLEPFTIDRSSLFVNVGERTNITGSAKFARLIREDNYTEALEVALQQVEAGAQVIDINMDEGMLDSKKAMVTFLNLIAGEPDISRVPIMIDSSKWDVIEAGLKCIQGKGIVNSISMKEGVEQFIHHAKLCKRYGAAVVVMAFDEAGQADTEARKKEICKRSYDILVNEVGFPPEDIIFDPNIFAVATGIEEHNNYAVDFINACAYIRDELPYALSSGGVSNVSFSFRGNNPVREAIHSVFLLYAIRAGLTMGIVNAGQLEIYDQIPQELRDAVEDVILNRTPEGTDALLAIADKYKGDGSVKEAETEEWRSWDVNKRLEHALVKGITTHIVEDTEESRQSFARPIEVIEGPLMAGMNIVGDLFGAGKMFLPQVVKSARVMKQAVAHLIPFIELEKGDKPEAKGKILMATVKGDVHDIGKNIVGVVLGCNGYDIVDLGVMVPAEKILQVAREEKCDIIGLSGLITPSLDEMVHVAREMQRQNFHLPLMIGGATTSKAHTAVKIEPKYSNDAVVYVTDASRAVGVATQLLSKELKAGFVEKTREEYIDVRERTSNRSARTERLSYAASIAKKPQFDWASYTPVKPTFTGTRVLDNIDLNVLAEYIDWTPFFISWDLAGKFPRILEDEVVGEAATSLYKDAREMLTKLIDEKLISARAVFGFWPANQVHDDDIELYGDDGKPLARLHHLRQQIIKTDGKPNFSLADFVAPKDSEVTDYVGGFITTAGIGAEEVAKAYQDAGDDYNSIMVKALADRLAEACAEWLHQQVRKEHWGYAKDEALDNEALIKEQYSGIRPAPGYPACPDHTEKATLFALLDPEAQEMRAGRSGVFLTEHYAMFPAAAVSGWYFAHPQAQYFAVGKIDKDQVQSYTSRKGQELSLTERWLAPNLGYDN from the coding sequence ATGTCCGATCGCAGCGTCCGCCTTCAAGCTCTCAAGCAAGCCCTCAAAGAGCGCATCCTGATACTCGATGGCGGTATGGGCACGATGATCCAGAGCTACAAGCTCGAAGAGCAGGATTATCGCGGCAAGCGTTTCGCCGACTGGCCGACCGACGTCAAGGGTAACAACGACCTGTTGGTCATTACCCGTCCCGACGTGATCGGCGGTATCGAGAAAGCCTACCTGGATGCCGGTGCCGACATCCTGGAGACCAACACCTTCAACGCCACCCGCATTTCCATGGCCGACTACGGCATGGAAGAGCTGGCCTACGAACTCAACGTAGAAGGCGCACGACTGGCGCGCAAGGTCGCCGACGCCAAGACCGCCGAGAACCCGGACAAGCCGCGCTTCGTCGCCGGCGTGCTCGGTCCTACAAGTCGCACCTGCTCGTTGTCGCCGGACGTCAACAACCCGGGCTACCGCAACGTCACCTTCGATGAGCTGGTGGAAAACTACACCGAGGCCACCAAAGGCCTGATCGAGGGCGGCGCTGACCTGATCCTGATCGAAACCATCTTCGACACCCTCAACGCCAAGGCTGCGATCTTCGCCGTGCAAGGCGTGTTCGAAGAGCTGCACATCGAATTGCCGATCATGATCTCCGGCACCATCACCGACGCTTCCGGCCGGACCCTCTCGGGCCAGACCACCGAAGCGTTCTGGAACTCCGTGGCTCACGCCAAGCCGATTTCGGTCGGTCTGAACTGCGCCCTCGGCGCCCGTGAACTGCGTCCGTACCTGGAAGAGCTGTCGGACAAGGCCAGCACCCACGTCTCGGCGCACCCGAACGCTGGCCTGCCAAACGAATTCGGCGAGTACGACGAACTGCCGGTGGACACCGCCAAGGTCATCGAAGAATTCGCCCAGAGCGGTTTTCTCAATATTGTCGGCGGTTGCTGCGGCACCACCCCGGGCCACATCGAAGCCATCGCCAAAGCCGTCGCCGGTTACGCGCCACGGCAGATTCCGGACATTCCAAAGGCCTGCCGCCTGTCGGGTCTGGAACCGTTCACCATCGATCGCAGCTCGTTGTTCGTCAACGTCGGCGAGCGGACCAACATCACCGGTTCCGCGAAATTCGCCCGCCTGATCCGTGAAGACAACTACACCGAAGCCCTGGAAGTCGCCCTGCAGCAGGTCGAGGCCGGCGCCCAGGTGATCGACATCAACATGGACGAAGGGATGCTCGATTCGAAGAAGGCCATGGTGACCTTCCTCAATCTGATAGCCGGTGAACCGGACATCTCCCGCGTACCGATCATGATCGACTCCTCGAAATGGGACGTGATCGAAGCCGGCCTCAAATGCATTCAGGGCAAGGGCATCGTCAACTCGATCAGCATGAAAGAAGGCGTCGAGCAGTTCATCCATCACGCCAAGCTGTGCAAGCGTTACGGCGCGGCAGTTGTAGTGATGGCGTTCGACGAAGCCGGCCAGGCCGACACCGAAGCGCGCAAGAAAGAGATCTGCAAACGCTCCTACGATATTCTGGTCAACGAAGTCGGCTTCCCGCCTGAAGACATCATCTTCGACCCGAACATCTTCGCCGTGGCCACCGGTATCGAAGAACACAACAACTACGCTGTGGACTTCATCAACGCCTGCGCCTACATCCGCGACGAGCTGCCGTATGCCCTGAGCTCCGGCGGCGTGTCCAACGTGTCGTTCTCGTTCCGCGGCAACAACCCGGTGCGTGAGGCGATCCACTCGGTGTTCCTGCTGTACGCGATCCGCGCCGGCCTGACCATGGGTATCGTCAACGCCGGTCAGCTGGAGATCTACGACCAGATCCCGCAAGAACTGCGCGACGCCGTTGAAGACGTGATCCTCAACCGCACGCCGGAAGGCACCGACGCCCTCCTCGCCATCGCCGACAAGTACAAGGGCGACGGCAGCGTCAAGGAAGCCGAGACCGAAGAATGGCGCAGCTGGGACGTCAACAAGCGTCTGGAGCACGCACTGGTCAAGGGCATCACTACCCATATCGTCGAAGACACCGAAGAATCCCGCCAGTCCTTCGCTCGCCCGATCGAAGTGATCGAGGGCCCGTTGATGGCGGGCATGAACATTGTCGGCGACCTGTTCGGCGCCGGCAAAATGTTCCTGCCGCAGGTGGTGAAGTCCGCCCGCGTGATGAAACAGGCCGTGGCCCACCTGATTCCATTCATCGAGCTGGAAAAAGGCGACAAGCCGGAAGCCAAGGGCAAGATCCTGATGGCCACCGTGAAAGGCGACGTGCACGACATCGGCAAGAACATCGTCGGCGTGGTGCTGGGTTGCAACGGCTACGACATCGTCGACCTCGGCGTGATGGTGCCGGCGGAGAAGATCCTGCAGGTGGCCCGCGAAGAGAAATGCGACATCATCGGCCTGTCCGGCCTGATCACTCCGTCGCTGGATGAGATGGTCCACGTGGCCCGCGAGATGCAGCGCCAGAACTTCCACTTGCCGCTGATGATCGGCGGCGCGACCACCTCCAAGGCACACACGGCGGTGAAGATCGAGCCAAAGTACAGCAACGACGCAGTGGTCTACGTCACCGACGCTTCCCGCGCCGTGGGCGTGGCGACGCAGTTGCTGTCCAAGGAACTCAAGGCTGGTTTCGTCGAGAAGACCCGCGAAGAGTACATCGACGTGCGTGAACGCACCTCCAATCGCAGCGCCCGTACCGAACGGCTGAGCTACGCCGCCTCGATCGCGAAAAAACCGCAGTTCGACTGGGCGTCCTACACACCGGTCAAACCAACCTTCACCGGCACCCGTGTGCTGGACAACATCGACCTAAACGTCCTGGCCGAGTACATCGACTGGACGCCGTTCTTCATCTCCTGGGACCTGGCCGGCAAGTTCCCGCGCATCCTCGAGGACGAAGTCGTCGGTGAAGCGGCAACCTCGCTGTACAAGGACGCCCGCGAGATGCTGACCAAGCTGATCGACGAGAAGCTGATCAGCGCCCGTGCGGTGTTCGGTTTCTGGCCGGCCAATCAGGTGCACGACGACGATATCGAACTGTACGGCGATGACGGCAAGCCACTGGCCCGCCTGCATCACCTGCGTCAGCAGATCATCAAGACCGACGGCAAGCCGAACTTCTCCCTGGCCGACTTCGTCGCGCCGAAGGACAGCGAAGTGACCGACTACGTCGGTGGTTTCATCACCACCGCCGGGATCGGCGCCGAAGAAGTGGCCAAGGCTTATCAGGACGCTGGCGACGATTACAACTCGATCATGGTCAAGGCCCTGGCTGACCGCTTGGCCGAAGCCTGCGCCGAATGGCTGCACCAGCAGGTGCGTAAAGAGCACTGGGGTTACGCCAAGGATGAAGCCCTCGACAACGAAGCGTTGATCAAAGAGCAGTATTCCGGCATTCGCCCTGCCCCGGGCTACCCGGCGTGCCCGGATCACACCGAGAAGGCCACCCTGTTCGCCCTGCTCGATCCCGAAGCCCAGGAAATGCGCGCCGGCCGCAGCGGCGTGTTCCTCACCGAGCACTACGCGATGTTCCCGGCGGCAGCGGTCAGCGGCTGGTACTTTGCCCATCCGCAGGCGCAGTACTTCGCCGTGGGCAAGATCGACAAGGATCAGGTCCAGAGCTACACCTCACGCAAAGGCCAGGAACTGAGCCTGACCGAGCGCTGGCTGGCGCCGAACCTGGGTTACGACAACTAA
- a CDS encoding fatty acid cis/trans isomerase: MSYRVVSMVLLFLSFGAAAQSPAISPSISYTRDIQPIFTEKCVACHACYDSACQLNLGSGEGAARGASKMPVYDGERTQAAPTTRLFYDAFGKRAWQQKDFYSVLDAQGSQAALMARMLELGHKTPLTPNAKLPEDIVLGLQRENMCAMPVEFDGYAGAHPKEGMPLAVTGLSDQQYQTLQRWLASGAPIDEQGLAPSAKEALQIVQWENLLNQPGARESLVGRWLFEHWFLAHIYFKDGEPGHFFQWVRSRTPTGQPIDLIATRRPNDDPGTQVYYRLWPVQGVIVHKTHITYPLSAAKMARVKSLFYNGNWQVHALPGYGPQSRANPFATFEAIPAQARYQFMLDNAEYFVRTFIRGPVCRGQIATDVIRDNFWALFQAPEHDLYITDPNYRGQATPLLAMPGQNDDVGSVLSLWHDYRNKRNKYEALRRDSYAELPAPSWSTLWAGNDNALLSIFRHFDSASVTKGLIGEVPQTMWLFDYPLLERTYYQLAVNFDVFGNVSHQAQTRLYFDLIRNGAEQNFLRLMPADSREDYLDDWYQSSGQFKMWLDYESIDDDKPTALKLDEKDPKHDFAMQLLARYGDLNARPDPINRCVDAYCSRPNIDPALQNAEQALSRLTARPAAGLKVIDQLPEATMLRIETRSGKREVYSLLRNRAHSNVAFLLGESLRYQPGLDTLTIYPGVLSSYPNFMFNIPADQVPAFVDAMESAKDAPQFEKIVERWGIRRSHPQFWFYFHDLSQYIHETDPVEEGVLDMNRYENL, from the coding sequence ATGTCGTACCGCGTCGTCAGCATGGTGTTGCTGTTTTTGAGCTTTGGCGCGGCGGCGCAAAGTCCTGCGATCTCGCCTTCCATTTCTTACACTCGCGACATCCAGCCGATCTTCACCGAGAAGTGCGTGGCCTGCCACGCGTGCTACGACTCCGCCTGCCAATTGAACCTGGGCAGCGGTGAGGGCGCGGCCCGGGGCGCAAGCAAAATGCCGGTCTACGACGGCGAGCGCACTCAGGCGGCGCCGACCACGCGGCTGTTCTACGACGCTTTTGGCAAGCGTGCCTGGCAGCAGAAAGACTTCTATTCTGTGCTCGACGCCCAGGGCAGTCAGGCGGCGCTGATGGCGCGCATGCTGGAGCTGGGGCACAAAACGCCACTGACTCCCAATGCCAAACTGCCGGAAGACATCGTCCTCGGTCTGCAGCGGGAAAACATGTGCGCGATGCCTGTCGAATTTGACGGCTATGCCGGTGCTCACCCGAAAGAGGGCATGCCGCTGGCGGTGACCGGCCTGTCCGATCAGCAATATCAGACGTTGCAGCGCTGGCTGGCGTCCGGCGCGCCGATCGATGAGCAAGGCCTGGCGCCGAGCGCCAAGGAAGCGCTGCAGATCGTGCAGTGGGAAAACCTGCTCAACCAGCCAGGGGCGCGGGAAAGTCTGGTCGGGCGCTGGTTGTTCGAACACTGGTTTCTGGCGCACATCTACTTCAAGGACGGTGAGCCGGGGCATTTCTTCCAGTGGGTGCGTTCGCGCACGCCGACCGGCCAGCCGATCGATCTGATTGCTACCCGCCGTCCGAATGACGACCCGGGCACCCAGGTGTATTACCGCCTGTGGCCGGTGCAGGGCGTGATCGTGCACAAGACCCACATCACTTATCCGCTGAGTGCGGCGAAGATGGCGCGGGTCAAAAGCCTGTTCTACAACGGCAATTGGCAGGTGCATGCGTTGCCGGGTTACGGGCCGCAGAGCCGGGCCAATCCGTTCGCGACCTTCGAGGCGATTCCGGCGCAGGCGCGGTATCAGTTCATGCTCGATAACGCCGAATACTTCGTGCGTACATTTATTCGCGGCCCGGTGTGCCGTGGGCAGATCGCAACCGACGTGATCCGCGACAACTTCTGGGCGCTGTTCCAGGCGCCGGAACATGACCTGTACATCACCGACCCGAATTATCGCGGCCAGGCCACACCGTTGCTGGCGATGCCGGGGCAGAACGACGATGTCGGCAGCGTCCTGAGCCTGTGGCACGACTATCGCAACAAGCGCAACAAGTACGAAGCCCTGCGCCGGGACAGCTACGCCGAACTGCCGGCGCCGAGCTGGTCGACCCTGTGGGCGGGTAACGACAATGCGCTGCTGAGTATCTTCCGCCACTTCGACAGCGCCTCGGTGACCAAAGGCCTGATCGGTGAAGTGCCACAAACCATGTGGCTGTTCGACTATCCGCTTTTGGAACGCACTTACTACCAGTTGGCAGTCAACTTCGATGTGTTCGGCAACGTCTCCCATCAGGCGCAGACACGGCTGTACTTCGACTTGATCCGCAATGGCGCCGAACAGAACTTCCTGCGCCTGATGCCGGCCGATTCCCGCGAGGATTACCTCGACGATTGGTATCAGAGCAGCGGCCAGTTCAAGATGTGGCTGGATTACGAGTCCATCGACGACGACAAGCCAACCGCGCTGAAACTCGACGAAAAAGACCCGAAACACGATTTCGCCATGCAGTTGCTCGCTCGCTACGGCGACCTCAACGCGCGGCCCGATCCGATCAACCGCTGCGTGGATGCCTACTGCTCGCGGCCGAACATCGACCCGGCGCTGCAAAACGCCGAACAGGCCCTGAGCCGCCTGACGGCGCGTCCTGCAGCCGGTCTGAAGGTGATCGATCAATTGCCGGAAGCGACGATGCTGCGCATCGAAACCCGCAGCGGCAAGCGTGAGGTCTACAGCCTGCTGCGCAACCGCGCCCACAGCAACGTGGCGTTCCTGCTCGGTGAATCGCTGCGCTATCAGCCGGGGCTCGATACCCTGACCATTTATCCGGGCGTGCTCAGCAGTTATCCGAACTTCATGTTCAACATCCCGGCGGATCAGGTTCCGGCGTTTGTCGATGCCATGGAAAGCGCCAAGGATGCACCGCAGTTCGAGAAGATCGTCGAACGCTGGGGCATTCGTCGCAGCCATCCGCAGTTCTGGTTCTATTTCCATGACCTGAGCCAGTACATCCACGAAACCGACCCGGTGGAAGAGGGCGTGCTGGATATGAACCGGTACGAGAATCTTTGA
- a CDS encoding acyltransferase family protein, whose protein sequence is MLISVQALRALAAWAVVCHHFMQIFFDFKARGPIGQLFIDKGAVGVDIFFVISGLVIFLSTEGKALPPARFLLYRLFRIVPAYWLYTVLMALLVVFTRPLLPDQTVDWRHLLLSLLFIPTENPGGYGIYPTLNVGWTLNYEMLFYVLFAWALLFRLNVRLLVVGALLFTVCQAWTGFGWVSEFYRSDIVYEFLLGIGIGMLYRRGWIGQGLWMALTVIGAALLAIYYLPPSPRLLNWGIPSAVLVMACMALELHVERNRVLKLLGDCSYSVYLMHVLVLSAGGFLAHRYGINPYLMFLPCAVAIGVGSWLSYQWVEKRSYQWLRTRIDGKPAD, encoded by the coding sequence ATGTTGATTTCAGTGCAGGCCCTGCGAGCGCTCGCCGCGTGGGCGGTGGTCTGCCATCACTTCATGCAGATTTTCTTCGACTTCAAGGCGCGCGGGCCGATAGGGCAGCTGTTCATCGACAAAGGCGCGGTGGGCGTCGATATCTTTTTCGTGATCAGCGGGCTGGTGATTTTTCTGTCCACCGAAGGGAAGGCGCTGCCACCGGCGCGGTTTCTGCTGTATCGACTGTTTCGCATTGTCCCGGCGTATTGGCTCTACACCGTGCTGATGGCATTACTGGTGGTGTTTACCCGACCGCTGCTGCCGGATCAGACGGTGGACTGGCGTCATTTGCTCCTGTCGTTGCTGTTTATCCCGACGGAAAACCCCGGCGGCTACGGGATCTATCCGACCCTGAATGTCGGCTGGACACTCAATTATGAAATGTTGTTCTACGTGCTGTTTGCATGGGCATTGCTGTTCCGGTTGAACGTCCGCTTGCTGGTGGTTGGTGCGTTGCTGTTCACCGTGTGCCAGGCCTGGACCGGGTTTGGCTGGGTCAGTGAGTTCTATCGTTCGGATATCGTCTATGAATTTCTGCTCGGCATCGGTATCGGCATGCTGTATCGCAGGGGCTGGATCGGACAGGGTTTGTGGATGGCGCTGACGGTGATCGGCGCGGCGTTACTGGCGATCTATTATCTGCCGCCATCGCCCCGGTTGCTGAACTGGGGGATTCCGAGTGCGGTGCTGGTCATGGCGTGTATGGCGCTGGAGCTGCATGTCGAACGCAACCGTGTGCTCAAGCTGCTGGGCGACTGTTCCTACTCGGTTTATCTGATGCATGTTCTGGTGTTATCTGCTGGCGGATTTCTGGCACATCGCTATGGGATCAATCCATATTTGATGTTCCTCCCGTGTGCCGTGGCGATTGGCGTGGGCTCCTGGTTGAGTTATCAATGGGTAGAAAAGCGCAGTTATCAATGGCTTAGAACGCGAATCGACGGCAAACCAGCGGATTAG